Proteins encoded by one window of Lutibacter sp. A64:
- the menD gene encoding 2-succinyl-5-enolpyruvyl-6-hydroxy-3-cyclohexene-1-carboxylic-acid synthase, translating to MPQFPKNELAQTVIASCIANGIVHVVISPGSRNAPLTIGFTNAPEIQNYSIVDERSAAFFALGIAQQLQKPVAIVCTSGSALLNYYPAIAEAYYSNIPLVVISADRPAHLIDIGDGQTIRQEYVFENHVLESISLNEALNKNGSIKEMLDETLKISYLQKGPVHINVPFDEPLYETTTSLVKFKPIINTFEEVPLNVDFLEEFAAIWNTSKRKIVLVGANYPSELLQIQLEHLTKDPSVLILIENTANVSNSKFINSIDKLIFPLEDDELSHFQPDILLSLGGLIVSKKIKQHLRKFKPKHHWHVDSKRAFNTYFSLNQHFKITPELFFSQFFFLTKPVESDYQEFWLHKKAKRLKKHQKFIETCQFSDFKVIDIILKSIPNNSQLQISNSSVIRYTQLFDIDSSLHVFCNRGTSGIDGSTSTAIGAATAVEQNTVFITGDISFFYDSNALWNAYIPKNFRIILVNNSGGGIFRFIPGPKQSNALDYFETPHNLTAKHLCKMYNFEYVVAENEEQLNNGLKEFYNDSDTPKLLEIFTPKEQNDLILKAYFNNLK from the coding sequence ATGCCACAATTTCCTAAAAACGAATTGGCCCAAACTGTTATTGCTTCTTGTATTGCTAATGGAATAGTACATGTAGTAATATCTCCAGGTTCAAGAAATGCTCCATTAACTATCGGTTTTACAAATGCTCCAGAAATACAAAATTATAGTATTGTAGATGAGCGTTCAGCAGCATTTTTTGCATTAGGAATTGCGCAGCAATTACAAAAACCGGTTGCAATTGTTTGCACCTCTGGTTCGGCTCTTTTAAATTATTATCCTGCAATTGCCGAGGCATATTATAGCAATATACCATTGGTTGTAATCTCCGCAGATAGGCCAGCGCATTTAATTGATATTGGTGATGGACAAACAATACGACAAGAATATGTGTTTGAAAATCATGTTTTAGAATCTATAAGTTTAAATGAAGCTTTAAATAAAAATGGTTCTATTAAAGAAATGCTAGATGAAACGCTAAAAATTTCATATTTACAAAAAGGACCTGTTCATATAAATGTACCTTTTGATGAGCCTTTGTATGAAACTACAACAAGTTTAGTTAAGTTTAAACCAATTATTAATACTTTTGAAGAGGTTCCGTTAAATGTAGATTTTTTAGAAGAATTTGCTGCAATTTGGAATACTTCAAAAAGAAAAATTGTATTGGTTGGTGCTAATTATCCGAGTGAATTATTGCAAATTCAATTAGAACATTTAACAAAAGATCCTTCTGTATTAATTTTGATTGAAAACACAGCAAATGTTTCAAATTCGAAATTTATAAATAGTATAGATAAATTAATATTTCCTTTAGAAGATGATGAATTATCTCATTTTCAACCAGATATTTTATTAAGTTTAGGGGGATTGATTGTTTCAAAAAAAATAAAACAACATTTAAGAAAATTTAAACCGAAACACCATTGGCACGTAGATAGTAAAAGAGCATTTAATACTTATTTTTCTTTAAATCAGCATTTTAAAATTACTCCAGAACTATTTTTTAGTCAATTTTTCTTTTTAACCAAACCTGTAGAAAGTGATTATCAAGAGTTTTGGTTGCATAAAAAAGCAAAACGTTTAAAAAAGCATCAAAAATTTATTGAAACTTGTCAGTTTTCAGATTTTAAAGTTATCGATATCATTTTAAAATCTATACCAAACAATTCGCAATTGCAAATTAGTAATAGTTCTGTAATTAGATATACGCAATTATTTGATATTGATAGTTCGCTACACGTTTTTTGTAATAGAGGAACCAGTGGTATAGATGGAAGTACAAGTACAGCTATTGGAGCCGCAACAGCTGTTGAACAAAATACAGTTTTTATTACGGGCGATATTAGTTTTTTTTATGATAGTAATGCGCTTTGGAATGCGTATATTCCTAAAAATTTTAGAATTATTTTAGTTAATAATTCTGGTGGTGGAATTTTTAGGTTTATTCCAGGTCCAAAGCAATCAAATGCGTTGGATTATTTTGAAACACCACACAATTTAACAGCTAAACATTTATGTAAAATGTATAATTTTGAATATGTTGTAGCTGAAAATGAAGAGCAATTAAACAATGGGCTTAAAGAATTTTATAATGATTCTGATACACCTAAGTTATTGGAAATTTTTACACCAAAAGAACAAAACGATTTAATATTAAAAGCATATTTCAACAATTTAAAATAA
- a CDS encoding PaaI family thioesterase, with translation MNTKEEALEKLKILNKMCENTLNETLNIKYIDLGEDYLVARMPVDSRVHQPDGILNGGATMALAESVGSPTSILAIDMEKYSVRGIEFSANHLRSVKSGFVTATAKIIHKGKTIHLVEIKVEDDRGRLISICKITNYILPKR, from the coding sequence ATGAATACAAAAGAAGAAGCTCTAGAGAAGTTAAAAATTTTAAATAAAATGTGTGAAAACACATTAAACGAAACTCTAAATATAAAATATATAGATTTAGGTGAAGATTATTTGGTGGCTAGAATGCCTGTAGACTCAAGAGTGCATCAACCCGATGGAATTTTAAATGGAGGCGCAACAATGGCATTGGCAGAAAGTGTAGGAAGTCCTACATCAATATTAGCTATTGATATGGAAAAATATTCGGTACGTGGTATCGAATTTTCTGCAAATCATTTACGAAGTGTTAAAAGTGGTTTTGTAACCGCAACAGCAAAAATTATTCATAAAGGAAAAACTATACATTTGGTTGAAATTAAAGTAGAAGATGATAGGGGAAGACTTATTTCTATTTGTAAAATAACAAATTATATTTTACCCAAAAGATAA
- a CDS encoding plasmid pRiA4b ORF-3 family protein — MAYKIRVILDVDQDVFRDIVVNEAINLEELHFIIAKSFGFKGQEMASFYLTDATWEQGEEIPLFDMSEDENSFCMANCVTSMVLKKESDKLIYIYDFFSMWTFFVELTEIIDEADKELPFIALSFGNPPEKAPEKDFIGEDIDADNFDAFDDEANFDNIDDIDLDNY; from the coding sequence ATGGCATATAAAATTAGAGTAATATTAGATGTAGATCAAGATGTTTTTAGAGACATTGTTGTTAATGAGGCAATTAATTTAGAAGAATTGCATTTTATAATTGCAAAATCTTTTGGATTTAAAGGTCAAGAAATGGCTTCTTTTTACTTAACCGATGCAACTTGGGAGCAAGGTGAAGAAATTCCATTATTTGACATGTCGGAAGATGAAAATTCTTTTTGTATGGCAAATTGTGTCACATCTATGGTATTAAAAAAAGAAAGCGATAAACTAATTTATATCTACGATTTCTTTTCTATGTGGACGTTCTTTGTTGAATTAACCGAAATTATTGATGAAGCTGATAAAGAATTGCCATTTATTGCGCTTTCATTTGGAAACCCACCAGAAAAAGCTCCTGAAAAAGATTTTATTGGAGAAGATATTGATGCTGATAATTTTGATGCCTTTGACGATGAAGCTAATTTTGATAATATAGACGATATTGATTTAGATAATTATTAA
- a CDS encoding DMT family transporter: MTKARIALIVGILCISIFPILVKLNLTPGLISAFYRMAIASAVILPYMLITKKFKLPSVKNIVLSMVCGTVFGADVAVWNIAIQESTATQATLLTNLSPVWVGIGAFLFLKNKPTKNFWFGTVIAILGMVFLVGFGTFLNFNFDLAFCFGILSGMLYAVYMLTSKNILNDTTVVSFMTISVVSSAVSLGIISYFTGASFTGFSNLAWLVLVIQGLVCQLLAWLLISYATKNMRATRVSVSLLGQAVLATFLAWLFLDEKITLQMIFGGIVLLFGIRITFYQKQLNVFKIVQKRKTKEVDLIVKP; the protein is encoded by the coding sequence ATGACAAAGGCAAGAATAGCACTAATTGTAGGGATACTATGTATTTCAATTTTTCCAATTTTAGTGAAATTAAATTTAACTCCAGGGTTAATATCTGCATTTTATAGAATGGCAATTGCATCGGCAGTTATTTTGCCCTATATGTTAATTACTAAGAAATTTAAATTACCATCTGTAAAAAATATTGTACTCTCTATGGTTTGTGGAACTGTATTTGGAGCTGATGTTGCAGTTTGGAATATTGCAATACAAGAATCTACTGCAACACAAGCTACACTTTTAACAAATTTATCTCCAGTTTGGGTTGGTATTGGCGCTTTTCTATTTTTAAAAAATAAACCAACAAAAAACTTTTGGTTTGGTACTGTAATTGCCATTTTGGGAATGGTATTTTTAGTTGGATTTGGTACTTTTTTAAATTTTAATTTCGATTTAGCTTTTTGTTTTGGAATTTTATCTGGAATGCTTTATGCGGTTTATATGTTAACTAGTAAAAATATTTTAAATGATACAACTGTAGTGAGTTTTATGACAATTAGCGTGGTTTCGTCAGCTGTTTCTTTAGGTATTATTAGTTATTTTACAGGAGCTTCCTTTACTGGGTTTAGTAATTTAGCTTGGTTAGTATTGGTAATACAAGGTTTGGTTTGTCAATTATTGGCTTGGTTATTAATTAGCTATGCTACTAAAAATATGCGGGCAACAAGAGTATCTGTAAGTTTATTAGGTCAAGCAGTATTAGCTACTTTTTTAGCGTGGCTATTTTTAGATGAAAAAATAACGCTACAGATGATTTTTGGCGGAATTGTTTTACTTTTTGGAATACGTATTACATTTTATCAAAAACAATTAAACGTGTTTAAAATAGTTCAAAAAAGAAAAACAAAAGAAGTAGATTTAATTGTGAAACCTTAA
- a CDS encoding ABC transporter ATP-binding protein, translating into METILSLKNLNKHFGSIHAVNNLSFDIKKGTIYGILGPNGSGKSTTLGIILNVVNKTSGKFSWFNGDLSTHQALKKVGAIIERPNFYPYMTAVQNLELVCKIKEIPFTKIEEKLKTVNLFERRNSKFKTYSLGMKQRLAIASALLNDPEILILDEPTNGLDPQGIHEIRQIIKDIASTGTTILLASHLLDEVEKVCTHVVVIRNGIKLYAGSVDEMTASHGLFELKVENNNKQLLELLTKFEGISSSKIDNDTIIAKLDKPISASEINNYLFKNGVILSHLVKRKPSLEQQFLSLTNKKS; encoded by the coding sequence TTGGAAACTATTCTCTCTCTAAAAAATCTGAACAAACATTTTGGAAGCATACACGCTGTAAATAATTTATCTTTTGATATTAAAAAAGGTACAATTTATGGCATTTTAGGACCTAATGGAAGTGGAAAATCAACTACACTTGGTATCATTTTAAACGTTGTTAACAAAACTTCTGGTAAGTTTAGTTGGTTTAATGGCGATTTATCTACACACCAAGCTTTAAAAAAAGTAGGTGCAATTATTGAACGCCCTAACTTTTATCCTTATATGACAGCTGTTCAAAATTTGGAATTGGTTTGTAAAATAAAAGAAATTCCTTTTACTAAAATTGAAGAAAAGCTTAAAACTGTAAATTTATTTGAACGTAGAAATAGCAAATTTAAAACCTATTCTTTAGGTATGAAGCAGCGCTTAGCAATAGCTTCTGCCCTATTAAACGATCCAGAAATTTTAATTTTAGATGAACCCACTAATGGATTAGATCCACAAGGAATTCACGAAATCCGTCAGATTATTAAAGATATTGCAAGCACAGGAACTACCATTTTATTGGCTTCGCATTTATTAGATGAAGTTGAAAAAGTTTGTACGCATGTTGTAGTTATAAGAAACGGTATTAAATTATATGCTGGAAGTGTTGATGAAATGACCGCTTCACACGGTTTATTTGAATTAAAAGTAGAAAATAACAATAAACAACTTCTAGAGCTCTTAACTAAATTTGAAGGAATTTCTTCTTCAAAAATAGATAACGATACCATAATAGCTAAGTTAGACAAGCCTATTTCTGCTTCAGAAATAAATAATTATTTATTTAAAAATGGTGTTATTTTATCGCATTTAGTTAAAAGAAAACCTAGTTTAGAACAACAATTCTTATCACTAACCAACAAAAAATCATAA
- a CDS encoding isochorismate synthase, with amino-acid sequence MDSVLNNTAFFKKIEDVYHLNMPFVVYRKPNETKIYGVCQQTSELHILKSFKACGFVFSPFDKNKSKIIFPFNVCNRISSIIENDFQVSKSDLKFKVEIDETIKNNYISTVQNAIDFINNDEAKKIVLSRKETITCQKVEVFNVLKKMLNSYKNAFVYLWFHPKVGLWMGATPERLISIDAQLNLKTMALAGTQKFAGTLQVKWKEKELFEQQYVTDYILENIGDKISEIQKKGPYTAKAGSLIHLRTDIYAKLKSLNLLQKLIDSLHPTPAICGIPKKVATDFILKNENYDRAFYSGYLGELNSDNTTNLYVNLRCMRLAKNNATLYIGGGIIDKSNAEKEWEETVAKAEIMKQVL; translated from the coding sequence ATGGATTCAGTACTAAATAATACTGCTTTTTTTAAAAAAATAGAAGATGTTTATCATTTAAACATGCCTTTTGTAGTATATAGAAAGCCAAATGAAACAAAAATTTATGGAGTATGTCAACAAACATCAGAACTTCATATATTAAAATCTTTTAAAGCATGTGGTTTTGTTTTTTCGCCTTTTGATAAAAACAAATCTAAAATTATATTTCCATTTAATGTTTGTAATCGAATTTCTTCAATTATAGAAAATGATTTTCAAGTTTCTAAATCAGATTTAAAATTTAAAGTTGAAATTGATGAAACTATTAAAAATAATTACATATCAACTGTACAAAATGCAATTGATTTTATAAATAATGATGAAGCTAAAAAAATTGTTTTATCTAGAAAAGAAACAATTACTTGTCAAAAAGTTGAGGTGTTTAATGTGCTTAAAAAAATGCTGAATAGTTATAAAAATGCATTTGTATATTTATGGTTTCACCCAAAAGTAGGTTTGTGGATGGGAGCAACTCCAGAGCGTTTAATAAGTATAGATGCACAATTGAATTTAAAAACAATGGCGTTAGCTGGTACTCAAAAGTTTGCTGGTACATTACAAGTAAAGTGGAAAGAAAAAGAATTGTTTGAACAGCAATACGTAACAGATTATATTTTAGAAAATATTGGAGACAAAATTTCTGAAATTCAAAAAAAAGGACCGTATACAGCTAAAGCTGGAAGTTTAATTCATTTACGTACAGATATTTATGCGAAATTGAAGTCGTTAAATTTATTACAGAAATTAATTGACTCTTTACATCCAACACCTGCAATTTGTGGAATTCCTAAAAAAGTAGCAACCGATTTTATTTTGAAAAATGAAAATTACGACAGAGCATTTTATTCTGGATATTTAGGCGAATTAAATAGTGATAATACTACAAATTTATACGTTAATTTACGATGTATGCGACTCGCTAAAAATAATGCTACACTTTATATTGGAGGCGGAATTATTGATAAAAGTAACGCAGAAAAAGAATGGGAAGAAACTGTTGCTAAAGCTGAAATAATGAAGCAGGTTTTATAA
- a CDS encoding ABC transporter permease, with amino-acid sequence MLRLLNIELHKLKHNRASKILILIYFILLTSIALIAAIKFDIGPIKFHLAEQGIFNFPYIWHFNTYMASTFKFFLLLVIVSMMANEYSNKTLKQNLIDGLSKKEFILSKFYTVVALALISTLFVFITSLILGYSYSDFNEFSIVTTDLEYLVAFFVKLVAFFSFGLFMGILVKRSAFAVGGILVWFFGESIIKGFLFWQFKDIEGTSDRVNSIMQFLPLEAISNLIKEPFTRLSAVKTVAKQVGEDLSKDFSIQPLDLIIVIGWTALFIYFSYALLKKRDL; translated from the coding sequence ATGTTACGATTATTAAACATAGAACTTCATAAACTAAAACATAACAGAGCTAGTAAAATTTTAATACTAATCTACTTTATTTTATTAACCTCAATTGCACTTATTGCTGCAATTAAATTTGATATTGGTCCTATTAAATTTCACTTAGCCGAACAAGGTATTTTTAATTTCCCATACATCTGGCATTTTAATACCTATATGGCTTCCACTTTTAAATTCTTTTTATTGTTAGTAATCGTTTCTATGATGGCTAATGAATATAGCAACAAAACTTTAAAACAAAATTTAATAGATGGTTTAAGTAAAAAAGAATTTATACTTTCAAAATTTTATACGGTAGTAGCTCTTGCATTAATTTCTACCTTATTTGTTTTTATTACCTCTTTAATTTTAGGTTATAGCTACTCCGATTTTAATGAATTTTCTATTGTAACAACAGATTTAGAATATTTAGTTGCCTTTTTTGTAAAATTAGTAGCATTCTTTTCTTTCGGACTTTTTATGGGTATTTTAGTAAAACGCTCTGCTTTTGCTGTTGGAGGAATATTAGTGTGGTTTTTTGGTGAAAGTATTATAAAAGGATTTCTATTTTGGCAATTTAAAGATATTGAAGGTACTAGCGATCGTGTAAATAGTATTATGCAATTTTTACCTTTAGAAGCTATTTCTAACTTAATAAAAGAACCTTTTACGCGTTTAAGTGCCGTAAAAACAGTTGCAAAACAAGTAGGTGAAGATTTATCTAAAGATTTTTCTATTCAACCTTTAGATTTGATAATTGTAATAGGTTGGACTGCATTATTTATATACTTTTCTTATGCTTTATTAAAAAAGAGAGACTTATAA
- a CDS encoding T9SS type B sorting domain-containing protein: MIKQPSYYLIIFTLIYILFGQTSFAQLSKTHYIPPLTNAEVGNANPESQYIYISTPSESDIPYTIIPVGSSNKITGVVSKSNPISFDIGTSYTQLFVQSSQTSKVINNKGYIVEASGVIYVSVRMLAGSGSQAGALVSKGLSALGKEFRVSSYTNQNPQTNYLNFISVMATEDNTKVNFSNLPAGIVIKNYSGATPVKANLNKGESYTIATNSYDSVSNRDGLIGALVTSDKDIVVNCGSTNGSFSNGTGRDYGIDQIVGAEKIGTEYIFVKGDGENEWENVLIVANYNNTEIYINGSTSVEATLNAGDYYLIEGDKYSTNGNMYVKTSEDVFAYQGVGATTSEANQGMFFVPPLSCETRGNVDNIASIDKIGTTTFTGGVTIVSKKGATVTINKSPITNFSSPSNVEGNTNYVTYKVTGLNGNVSVESDDELYCAYFNYNGAATSGSFYSGFPTAPEINFNTSFQTLGNCIGNITLEALNTQNFDSLEWFFNNGTGFVSKGNSTVLTPLDPGIYKLIGYISCTNLTFESFEVPISFCPADTDKDGIIDNIDIDNDNDGILNSIESKGDAKINVTNINSPTITLNSGSKIDINVSGNLEITDSKNATSSFTGNANGEFKSEISATINTINNYTISFLDSINFKFSENTSISHTIIDDETFIAKITPTNKTITLIDPDNRLLIDTNFDEIYETGITQITGSEIRFKINPAPKGTTPFKFLANKVTGFSFIHQSKNIDEPSIFNGIIALTDYANDNDNDGIEDALDLDSDNDGIPDIIENQGKIITLSTVDTDKNGLYDVFDINAIPIDSDNDDIYDFYDLDSDNDGIYDLFESGSLLKDTNLDGKIDNVNATIGSNGWDNNAEKTPDSGEIGYTLNDLDSDTIFSYIDFDSDGDNCNDSIEAGFSDEYNDNYLGNSTVTVNNKGVVTNANNGYTLPNSDYNTFAEISIIDQPKNIHSCIFTNSIFTINTNQIDLYQWQVSTDNGTTWQNITDNENYNGSNSNTLTIKNTPNSFNNYSFRVYMEKLGNSCGLYSNEATLTVYLLPDIKNSVELTQCDDDNDGFSFFNLNEAKKLISENYNNENFEFYSDKEHLSLIKNPIAYKNPSVINSKVYVKISNANNCESYSEITLKVSVTQIPSDFEILHFYSCEEYPANNQDGKTQFNFSTLQQKVLDSNPLFSLQEIQISFFENLDDALSETNSIPDISNYRNTTPWQQQIYARVDSGESNACLGLNHVATLHTEKLPHFEVNTSQILCLTTPQKPLILTPDVEFLNSDLYEYSWHNSNGNLISSTFECKIDTTGHYYITLTNKEGLFCSTTKEIEVKYSKSANLTSLDIEIIDDSDSNSIAINTENLGIGDYEFSLDNTQSYNDEAYFEDVTAGIHTIYVNDKNGCAVQSIDVSVIGFPKFFTPNNDGVNDTWKILGANNDFYPTSNIYIFDRFGKIITSLKPNENGWDGTLNGKPLPSTDYWFSVQLTDKYGNTRIKNGHFSLIRK, from the coding sequence GTGATTAAGCAACCCAGTTATTATTTAATTATTTTTACACTAATTTATATTCTTTTTGGACAAACAAGTTTTGCTCAATTAAGTAAAACGCATTATATACCACCTCTAACTAATGCCGAAGTAGGAAACGCAAATCCCGAAAGTCAATATATTTATATTTCAACACCTAGTGAAAGTGACATACCTTATACCATTATTCCAGTAGGTTCTTCAAATAAGATAACAGGAGTTGTTTCAAAATCAAATCCTATAAGTTTTGATATAGGAACTAGCTACACACAACTTTTTGTGCAATCTAGTCAAACAAGCAAAGTCATCAACAATAAAGGTTATATTGTTGAAGCTTCAGGTGTAATTTATGTTTCGGTTAGAATGCTAGCTGGTAGTGGTTCCCAAGCTGGAGCTTTGGTTAGCAAGGGACTTTCAGCCCTAGGAAAAGAATTTAGAGTTAGTAGTTATACCAATCAAAATCCTCAAACTAATTATTTAAATTTTATTTCCGTTATGGCTACAGAAGATAATACTAAAGTTAATTTTAGTAATCTTCCGGCAGGAATTGTAATAAAAAATTATTCGGGTGCAACTCCTGTAAAAGCCAACCTAAATAAAGGTGAAAGCTATACAATTGCTACAAATAGCTATGATAGCGTTTCAAATAGAGATGGTTTAATCGGTGCTCTTGTTACTTCAGATAAAGATATTGTTGTTAATTGTGGTTCTACAAACGGTAGTTTTTCAAATGGAACCGGAAGAGATTATGGTATAGATCAAATTGTTGGAGCTGAAAAAATTGGTACAGAATACATATTTGTTAAAGGTGACGGTGAAAATGAGTGGGAAAATGTACTAATTGTTGCTAATTATAATAATACTGAAATTTATATTAACGGAAGTACATCTGTAGAAGCTACCTTAAATGCAGGAGATTATTACTTAATTGAAGGTGATAAATACAGCACTAATGGTAATATGTACGTAAAAACTTCAGAAGATGTTTTTGCATATCAAGGAGTTGGCGCAACAACTTCTGAAGCTAACCAAGGAATGTTTTTTGTACCACCTTTAAGTTGCGAAACTAGAGGAAATGTTGATAATATTGCCTCCATAGATAAAATTGGTACAACTACTTTTACCGGTGGTGTAACTATTGTATCAAAAAAAGGAGCTACTGTAACAATCAATAAATCACCAATTACAAATTTTTCAAGTCCAAGTAATGTTGAAGGAAATACGAACTATGTTACCTATAAAGTTACTGGACTTAATGGAAATGTTTCTGTAGAAAGTGATGATGAATTATATTGTGCTTATTTTAATTACAACGGTGCGGCAACTTCTGGTAGTTTTTATTCTGGTTTTCCTACCGCGCCTGAAATAAATTTTAATACAAGTTTTCAAACATTAGGTAATTGTATTGGTAATATTACTTTAGAAGCTCTAAATACACAAAACTTCGATTCTTTAGAGTGGTTCTTTAATAATGGAACCGGTTTTGTTAGCAAAGGAAATAGTACTGTTTTAACTCCGCTTGATCCAGGAATCTACAAATTAATAGGTTACATAAGTTGTACAAATTTAACCTTCGAATCCTTTGAAGTACCCATTAGCTTTTGTCCTGCTGATACTGATAAAGATGGTATTATTGACAATATTGATATTGATAATGATAACGATGGAATTTTAAATTCCATAGAATCTAAAGGAGATGCCAAAATAAACGTAACAAATATAAACTCACCAACAATTACACTTAATAGCGGTTCTAAAATAGACATTAATGTAAGTGGAAATTTAGAAATTACAGATAGTAAAAATGCAACAAGTAGTTTTACTGGAAATGCAAATGGCGAATTTAAAAGTGAAATTTCAGCTACTATAAACACAATTAATAATTATACAATTAGTTTTTTAGACTCCATCAATTTTAAATTTAGTGAAAATACTTCCATTTCTCATACTATAATTGATGATGAAACTTTTATTGCTAAAATTACTCCTACCAATAAAACAATAACACTTATTGATCCAGATAATAGACTTCTTATTGACACAAATTTTGATGAAATTTACGAAACAGGTATAACTCAAATAACTGGTTCTGAAATTCGTTTTAAAATAAATCCAGCGCCTAAGGGAACTACTCCTTTCAAATTCTTGGCAAATAAAGTTACTGGTTTTTCATTTATTCATCAATCAAAAAATATTGATGAACCTTCAATATTTAATGGCATAATTGCTCTTACCGATTATGCTAATGATAACGATAATGATGGAATTGAAGATGCTCTAGATCTAGATAGTGATAATGATGGAATTCCTGATATTATTGAAAACCAAGGTAAAATAATTACTTTATCTACAGTAGATACCGACAAAAATGGTTTGTATGATGTATTCGATATTAATGCCATTCCAATTGATTCTGATAATGATGACATTTACGACTTTTACGATTTAGATAGCGATAATGATGGTATTTATGATCTATTTGAATCTGGAAGCCTCTTAAAAGACACAAATTTAGATGGAAAAATCGATAATGTAAACGCAACAATTGGCTCTAATGGTTGGGATAATAATGCAGAAAAAACTCCAGATAGCGGAGAAATCGGTTATACTCTTAACGATTTAGATTCTGATACTATTTTTAGTTATATAGATTTTGATAGTGACGGTGACAATTGTAATGATAGTATTGAAGCTGGTTTTTCTGATGAATATAATGATAATTATTTAGGAAATTCAACCGTTACTGTAAATAATAAAGGCGTAGTAACTAATGCAAACAATGGATATACACTACCAAATAGTGACTACAATACATTTGCTGAAATTAGTATAATAGATCAACCTAAAAATATACATTCTTGCATATTTACTAATTCAATTTTTACAATAAACACAAACCAAATAGATTTATATCAATGGCAAGTAAGTACAGATAATGGCACTACTTGGCAAAACATTACTGATAACGAAAATTATAATGGAAGCAACTCTAATACATTAACTATTAAAAATACTCCTAATAGTTTCAACAACTATAGTTTTAGAGTTTATATGGAAAAGTTAGGGAATTCTTGTGGTTTATATTCTAATGAAGCTACATTAACAGTTTATTTACTCCCCGATATTAAAAATTCTGTTGAATTAACGCAATGCGATGATGATAATGATGGTTTTAGCTTTTTCAATTTAAATGAAGCCAAAAAATTAATCTCTGAAAATTATAATAATGAAAATTTTGAATTTTACTCAGATAAAGAACATTTAAGCCTCATAAAAAATCCTATTGCATATAAAAATCCATCGGTAATAAACAGTAAAGTTTATGTAAAAATTTCAAACGCTAATAATTGCGAAAGCTATTCAGAAATAACATTAAAAGTAAGCGTAACACAAATTCCTTCGGATTTTGAAATTTTACACTTTTATAGTTGCGAAGAATATCCTGCAAACAATCAAGATGGTAAAACGCAATTTAATTTTAGTACGCTACAACAAAAAGTATTAGATAGCAACCCTCTATTTTCTTTACAAGAAATCCAAATTTCATTTTTCGAAAATCTAGATGATGCTTTATCCGAAACTAATAGCATTCCTGATATTTCAAATTATAGAAACACCACTCCTTGGCAACAACAAATATATGCTAGAGTTGATAGCGGTGAATCGAATGCCTGCTTAGGATTAAACCACGTAGCAACGTTACATACAGAAAAACTACCACATTTTGAAGTGAATACTTCACAAATATTATGCTTAACAACACCTCAAAAACCCTTAATATTAACTCCAGATGTTGAATTTTTAAATTCTGATTTATATGAATACTCCTGGCATAATTCTAATGGAAATTTGATTTCTTCTACTTTTGAATGTAAAATTGATACTACCGGACATTATTATATAACACTTACTAATAAAGAAGGTTTATTTTGTTCAACAACAAAAGAAATTGAAGTAAAATATTCAAAATCAGCAAACCTTACTAGTTTAGATATTGAAATAATTGATGATTCCGATAGTAATAGCATTGCAATAAATACTGAAAATTTAGGCATTGGAGACTATGAATTTTCACTTGACAATACGCAATCTTACAATGATGAGGCTTATTTTGAAGATGTAACAGCGGGAATTCATACAATTTATGTAAATGATAAAAATGGTTGTGCTGTTCAGTCAATAGATGTTTCAGTTATTGGATTTCCAAAATTTTTCACTCCAAATAATGATGGTGTTAATGATACTTGGAAAATTCTTGGTGCAAATAACGATTTTTATCCAACTTCAAACATTTACATTTTTGATAGATTTGGTAAAATTATCACTTCATTAAAACCTAACGAAAATGGATGGGATGGCACATTAAATGGTAAACCTTTGCCTTCTACAGATTATTGGTTTTCTGTACAACTTACAGATAAATATGGAAATACACGCATAAAAAATGGTCATTTTAGTTTAATAAGAAAATAA